A single region of the Drosophila miranda strain MSH22 chromosome 2, D.miranda_PacBio2.1, whole genome shotgun sequence genome encodes:
- the LOC108156100 gene encoding serine protease easter isoform X2 has product MAQGTDNCISRTQNGRTTGNCISIKECEYFMKILSSVNLTQNDRILLRDNQCGVRSRDVPVQVCCPSTEGLGALALPLLPKNCGSVRWQRTNDTETRIKEFPWLALIEYTKASKEKIHACGGVLISNRYVLTAAHCVTNAEADNLQISAVRLGEWDTSTNPDCQFDEQTKIVNCAPVYQDIGVEQVISHPFYNKTNLSQVNDIALIRLAQPAILNEFVEPICLPNKQLRADELEGLVTEVGGWQARSSSRMKKSTVTITSIEDCQEKYARQNLHIQASQLCGAANANECHGNAGGPLMLFKNGGYLLGGLVSFGPVPCPNPDWPDVYTRVASYVDWIEDQLKA; this is encoded by the exons ATGG CTCAGGGCACAGACAACTGCATATCGAGGACCCAGAATGGAAGGACGACCGGCAACTGCATCTCCATCAAGGAGTGCGAATACTTTATGAAGATATTGTCATCCGTGAACCTAACCCAGAACGATCGTATACTGCTGCGCGACAATCAATGTGGTGTACGCAGCCGTGATGTTCCGGTTCAG GTATGTTGTCCCAGCACGGAGGGGCTGGGTGCACTCGCTCTTCCTTTGCTGCCCAAGAACTGCGGCTCTGTGAGGTGGCAGCGCACAAACGACACGGAAACGCGGATCAAGGAGTTCCCCTGGCTGGCCCTTATCGAATATACAAAGG CGTCCAAAGAGAAGATCCATGCCTGCGGTGGGGTGCTTATCAGCAACCGCTATGTGCTAACGGCGGCTCACTGCGTGACCAATGCTGAGGCCGATAATCTGCAGATTAGCGCCGTGCGACTGGGGGAATGGGACACGAGCACGAATCCGGACTGCCAGTTCGACGAGCAAACGAAAATCGTCAATTGTGCTCCCGTCTACCAGGACATCGGCGTGGAGCAGGTCATCAGCCATCCGTTCTACAACAAAACCAACCTGAGCCAGGTGAACGACATTGCCCTGATACGCCTGGCCCAGCCAGCCATTCTCAACGAGTTCGTGGAGCCCATTTGTCTGCCCAACAAGCAGCTGCGCGCCGACGAGCTGGAGGGTCTGGTCACCGAGGTGGGCGGCTGGCAGGCCAGGTCAAGCTCACGCATGAAGAAGAGCACGGTAACGATCACCTCGATTGAGGATTGCCAGGAGAAGTACGCCCGCCAGAATCTGCACATCCAGGCCTCGCAGCTATGTGGAGCCGCCAACGCCAACGAGTGTCATGGAAATGCAGGCGGACCCCTGATGCTGTTCAAGAATGGTGGCTATCTGCTGGGTGGCTTAGTGTCCTTTGGGCCCGTACCATGCCCAAATCCAGACTGGCCTGACGTCTACACGCGTGTGGCCTCCTACGTTGATTGGATAGAGGACCAGCTGAAGGCATAG
- the LOC108156100 gene encoding serine protease easter isoform X1 — protein sequence MGSFSGRRTAAAVVLFLAVISSFSLRLAAQGTDNCISRTQNGRTTGNCISIKECEYFMKILSSVNLTQNDRILLRDNQCGVRSRDVPVQVCCPSTEGLGALALPLLPKNCGSVRWQRTNDTETRIKEFPWLALIEYTKASKEKIHACGGVLISNRYVLTAAHCVTNAEADNLQISAVRLGEWDTSTNPDCQFDEQTKIVNCAPVYQDIGVEQVISHPFYNKTNLSQVNDIALIRLAQPAILNEFVEPICLPNKQLRADELEGLVTEVGGWQARSSSRMKKSTVTITSIEDCQEKYARQNLHIQASQLCGAANANECHGNAGGPLMLFKNGGYLLGGLVSFGPVPCPNPDWPDVYTRVASYVDWIEDQLKA from the exons ATGGGAAGTTTTTCTGGCCGACGCACAGCTGCTGCGGTGGTTCTATTTCTGGCTGTAATTAGCTCGTTCTCATTGAGATTGGCCG CTCAGGGCACAGACAACTGCATATCGAGGACCCAGAATGGAAGGACGACCGGCAACTGCATCTCCATCAAGGAGTGCGAATACTTTATGAAGATATTGTCATCCGTGAACCTAACCCAGAACGATCGTATACTGCTGCGCGACAATCAATGTGGTGTACGCAGCCGTGATGTTCCGGTTCAG GTATGTTGTCCCAGCACGGAGGGGCTGGGTGCACTCGCTCTTCCTTTGCTGCCCAAGAACTGCGGCTCTGTGAGGTGGCAGCGCACAAACGACACGGAAACGCGGATCAAGGAGTTCCCCTGGCTGGCCCTTATCGAATATACAAAGG CGTCCAAAGAGAAGATCCATGCCTGCGGTGGGGTGCTTATCAGCAACCGCTATGTGCTAACGGCGGCTCACTGCGTGACCAATGCTGAGGCCGATAATCTGCAGATTAGCGCCGTGCGACTGGGGGAATGGGACACGAGCACGAATCCGGACTGCCAGTTCGACGAGCAAACGAAAATCGTCAATTGTGCTCCCGTCTACCAGGACATCGGCGTGGAGCAGGTCATCAGCCATCCGTTCTACAACAAAACCAACCTGAGCCAGGTGAACGACATTGCCCTGATACGCCTGGCCCAGCCAGCCATTCTCAACGAGTTCGTGGAGCCCATTTGTCTGCCCAACAAGCAGCTGCGCGCCGACGAGCTGGAGGGTCTGGTCACCGAGGTGGGCGGCTGGCAGGCCAGGTCAAGCTCACGCATGAAGAAGAGCACGGTAACGATCACCTCGATTGAGGATTGCCAGGAGAAGTACGCCCGCCAGAATCTGCACATCCAGGCCTCGCAGCTATGTGGAGCCGCCAACGCCAACGAGTGTCATGGAAATGCAGGCGGACCCCTGATGCTGTTCAAGAATGGTGGCTATCTGCTGGGTGGCTTAGTGTCCTTTGGGCCCGTACCATGCCCAAATCCAGACTGGCCTGACGTCTACACGCGTGTGGCCTCCTACGTTGATTGGATAGAGGACCAGCTGAAGGCATAG
- the LOC108157325 gene encoding protein HEXIM1 has product MAEAVKTESKSQRPLDGGGGGGGSGSGGPAIGNHNSMPKRKHRRGKKSKMVPKKTKNQYPQWKLDMASGQGSTATTRTKLLRSRSLLVPYNTNRFLMEEHMSEVPKDDSDDNCFGSQTEVLFLSKEFSNVYERVRIERLETMSKAELIQECLQIEDRYSKAQNISKEFGAKIRALDEKMRQLTRENQFLRSHFLRSCSAAAGPAAAAAAAASPPSAVAPTASSACELQARQQPAQQQPTPMDSSSEDSESDSSSTTSSTTSSTTSNSSDAHEMGVAGLNIANGHVERSIHEGRGSRSRSRSPIHLNGHANEEERLLDPNPMDEDGNSSDEPKNGDATDK; this is encoded by the exons ATGGCAGAAGCTGTCAAAACAG AGAGCAAGTCCCAGAGGCCCCTGGATGGAGGAGGCGGGGGCGGAGGCAGTGGTAGCGGTGGTCCTGCCATCGGAAACCACAATTCCATGCCCAAGCGGAAGCATCGCCGCGGAAAGAAGTCTAAAATGGTGCCAAAAAAGACCAAGAATCAGTATCCCCAGTGGAAACTGGACATGGCGTCAGGGCAGGGATCAACGGCAACCACACGAACCAAACTACTCCGTTCACGTTCGTTGCTGGTGCCCTACAACACGAATCGTTTCCTGATGGAGGAGCACATGTCCGAGGTGCCCAAGGACGACTCCGACGACAATTGTTTTGGCTCCCAGACTGAGGTCCTGTTCCTCTCCAAGGAGTTCTCCAATGTGTACGAGAGAGTACGAATTGAGCGCCTGGAAACAATGAGCAAAGCAGAGCTAATCCAAGAGTGTCTGCAAATCGAGGATCGGTATTCCAAAGCTCAGAATATCTCCAAGGAATTCGGGGCTAAAATTCGGGCTCTGGATGAAAAGATGCGTCAGCTAACGCGTGAGAATCAAT TTCTGCGTTCTCACTTCCTTCGCTCGTGCTCCGCAGCAGCGGggccagcagcggcagcagcagcagctgcctcaCCGCCCTCAGCGGTTGCACCCACTGCCAGCTCTGCCTGCGAGCTGCAGGCACGGCAACAGCCCGCACAACAGCAGCCCACGCCCATGGACTCTTCCAGCGAGGACAGCGAGAGCGATAGCAGCAGCACAACCTCGAGCACCACGTCCAGCACAACCTCGAACAGTAGCGATGCCCATGAGATGGGCGTAGCAGGGCTCAACATTGCCAACGGCCATGTAGAGAGGAGCATCCATGAGGGACGTGGCAGCCGGTCCCGGTCTCGGTCGCCGATCCATCTAAACGGACATGCCAATGAGGAGGAGCGTCTCCTGGACCCCAATCCCATGGATGAGGATGGTAACTCGAGCGATGAGCCAAAGAACGGGGATGCAACGGACAAGTAA